From Peromyscus eremicus chromosome 3, PerEre_H2_v1, whole genome shotgun sequence, one genomic window encodes:
- the Lmod3 gene encoding leiomodin-3, whose amino-acid sequence MSEHSRNSDQEDTLSEELNEDEILANLSPEELKELQSEMEVMAPDPHLPVGMIQKDQTNKAPTGNFDHKSLVDYMYLQKASRRMLEDERVPVSFVQSEENTQKHHEVRDKGIKNMPQFLKEKLNSEIVANKRESNGGNNIQETEDDDDDEEDEEDEEDEEDEEDGEDEEDEEDEDEKANEKNEAKEQAQNNSGACQQLTTKALEEQKDRPETKEKLEKKIAKLDPKKLALDTSFLKVSARPSGNQTDLDGSLRRVRQNDPDMKELNLNNIENIPKEMLLDFVNAMKKNKHIKSFSLANVGADESVAFALANMLRENRSITTLNIESNFITGKGIVAIMRCLQFNETLTELRFHNQRHMLGHHAEMEISRLLKANNTLLKMGYHFELPGPRMVVTNLLTRNQDKRRQKRQEEQQQQQLKEQRKLIAMLENGLGLPPGMWERLGGPMPDPRMQEFFQPSSGRPLAAQEVPFGGRKEMMKSPPQPPQSMTDPDSFRVVKLKRIQRKSRMPEAREAQEKTNLKDVIKTLKPVPRNRPPPLVEITPRDQLLNDIRHSNVAYLKPLPGLGCNGYLFTPISATECPTTSSIQSYKVLCEDKV is encoded by the exons ACTTGTCCCCTGAAGAGCTGAAGGAGCTGCAGTCGGAGATGGAAGTCATGGCCCCTGACCCCCACCTACCTGTAGGGATGATCCAAAAAGATCAAACCAACAAGGCACCTACAGGAAACTTCGACCACAAGTCTCTCGTCGATTACATGTATCTGCAAAAGGCATCTAGACGCATGCTGGAGGATGAACGAGTTCCCGTCAGTTTTGTGCAGTCTGAG GAAAACACTCAAAAACATCATGAAGTAAGAGACAAAGGCATTAAAAACATGCcccagtttttaaaagaaaagcttaATAGTGAAATAGTTGCAAATAAAAGAGAATCTAATGGGGGCAACAATATACAAGAAacagaagatgatgatgatgatgaagaagatgaagaggacgaggaggatgaggaagatgaagaggatggagaagatgaagaggatgaagaggatgaagatgaaaaagccaatgaaaaaaatgaagcaaaggaACAAGCCCAGAACAATTCAGGCGCCTGTCAGCAGCTGACGACGAAAGCACTAGAAGAACAAAAAGACAGGCCAGAGACCAAAGAAAAACTTGAGAAGAAAATAGCCAAATTAGACCCTAAGAAGTTAGCTCTTGACACCAGTTTTCTGAAGGTAAGTGCAAGGCCTTCAGGGAACCAGACAGACCTGGATGGAAGCTTGAGACGAGTAAGACAGAACGACCCCGACATGAAGGAGCTCAATCTGAACAACATTGAAAACATCCCCAAAGAAATGCTGCTGGACTTTGTCAATGCGATGAAGAAGAACAAGCACATCAAAAGCTTTAGTCTGGCTAACGTCGGGGCGGATGAGAGTGTAGCGTTCGCCTTGGCCAACATGCTACGGGAAAACAGGAGCATCACCACGCTTAATATCGAGTCCAACTTCATCACAGGGAAGGGCATCGTGGCCATCATGAGGTGCCTCCAGTTTAACGAGACTCTCACCGAGCTGCGTTTTCACAACCAGAGGCACATGCTGGGCCACCACGCCGAAATGGAAATATCAAGGCTTTTGAAGGCCAACAACACTCTGCTGAAGATGGGCTACCATTTCGAGCTTCCGGGCCCCAGAATGGTGGTGACGAATCTGCTTACCAGGAACCAGGACAAACGgaggcagaaaaggcaagaggagcagcagcagcagcaacttaaagagcagagaaAGCTGATAGCTATGTTGGAGAATGGGTTGGGGCTGCCCCCTGGCATGTGGGAGAGGTTGGGAGGACCCATGCCCGATCCCAGAATGCAGGAGTTTTTCCAGCCTTCATCCGGACGGCCTCTCGCGGCTCAGGAAGTCCCTTTTggtggaagaaaggaaatgatgaaAAGTCCACCCCAACCTCCCCAGTCCATGACCGACCCTGACTCCTTCAGGGTGGTGAAGCTGAAGAGAATTCAGCGCAAGTCTCGAATGCCGGAAGCCAGAGAGGCACAGGAGAAAACCAACCTCAAAGATGTCATCAAAACGCTCAAGCCGGTGCCGAGAAATAGGCCGCCCCCGCTGGTGGAAATCACTCCCAGAGACCAGCTCTTGAATGACATCCGACACAGCAATGTTGCCTACCTAAAACCG TTGCCCGGCTTAGGCTGCAATGGCTATCTTTTTACACCAATCTCAGCTACAGAATGCCCCACGACGTCTTCTATTCAGTCCTATAAAGTACTCTGTGAGGACAAGGTGTAA